The following proteins are encoded in a genomic region of Tenebrio molitor chromosome 7, icTenMoli1.1, whole genome shotgun sequence:
- the bchs gene encoding WD repeat and FYVE domain-containing protein 3 isoform X5 yields MNIMRKLRGGGTNAPSASSSDISDAAPGSPHTQLGLMHLKKLFSEYTHPSHPLTDQERDDKLYNMLPLFCKVFGSSPTCDMNEKFWDILAFCHQVSLLMVSEIRKRASNQSTEAASCAIAKFLEIENCEESSNGWMLLSTLNLLAAGDATLVQVMSEVSVPSTLVKCLYLFFDLPEMSEHEANSKDSSSDFTPRERRILLQKIFVQLLVRLCSHRIPAEELARKDDLTLLFSAITSWCPLHNVMWRKSAAEVLMTLSRHGLTPPVVGYIHSKGCVALCIENMKRVPELAPLELVEMFVTVFCFLKDSSEVSSTLLDDFRQAQGYLFLSDFLLKLENEKSSEAQESVRNLVLMVTSLCMCGYIELKPSQASTGSLFQMQGFTLPQPSGRGTSVRNIQSFHVLQSTFLKSNSTLLCCTILDAISSIYHSDNANYFILENQNTLSQFTEKIHYKSEEIQGKLFELIEFLVFQLNFVPCKELISMSIFLKTHSLNHVECSILCVQTLLNILKHNVIFKDVYREVGMLEVFVTCLNRYANFLEEKKSKQDNGRDYVIPVGQEKLGGLIVEAITLLLAGNGANANVLRECGGAKCVQELVQYSECRYAALGIIKELVLTTGGDDDMAQLLTTLHAAPRTALQLKIDILEALRLCLKESHRTRTVFRKVNGFVYVTSVLVALEGKLCTIETNPEILNLLQLVFHTISTAMRFEPANAKFFYHEICKTSLCDTLRLLGCFTSEKVDALAECDVEPQSSDLQDVYHKLFVGSITNPELTDAVCPSLSYATLVYRLLYDLALDLFDKPNLNTGVLMKSPSLSRQASIEPQINTSGKRSNVNSLNLNPPIPDPIIVHPGVVVAMLQLLPCIKSENHDVSLTLQLYVSEVIKSLVRSERNQQVMCDKEFVGDLLSIGSLPIQNENHPLHGPLQYMLERLAAQALEPTDLRNFLRLGNPLCCLPLESKDSGGGPVPLTRIKTLVSMTTPKDFRAQSSYTLPPFVEFDMSAEGFGSLYLPSIAPQSPTAPSVVSTIDSSVLGGIGAGDRLFPPQTGLSYSTWICVDKFSDPRTDPHCVRLLTLVRNFNGAREDHLVCLSIVLSARDKAIIVSTQETHIPHHVGDWEPEGSGEHGARVWCPDILQEGQWHHIVVVLNRAVLKNSSFALYLDGQQLHSQKMHYISQNPGGGSANLTVASSVYGFIGTPPAWRRYSRLCWKQGPCHLFEEVLTPVVVSQMFHLGPHYMGSFLAPNLSTAETMQLVSEEKVVFGLNAKAVSQLTLNKIRKVYSRTDNKSIAKQLGMSSHESATPIRILHNSAGHLAGSARSLGGVVIGYLGVRVFSPRPVATTIDTVGGCAVLLGLIAMAQDVESLYAGVKALVCVVRSNKVAQAEMDRKRGYQTLAMLLRRKRSLLNSHILHLAFSLVGTVDSGRESSAIPNRTAFQDLLCDLEVWHEAPGELLRSHLEHLYELAAESNEKRNNTWIMRDLQLVEKLLYITPEVRHGATRQVLFSLLSILLGGQPRQPDLLLFGQFIAATLPQASTVNEKTVNLREGDTEKECEGANILLRNRCLGLVHSMLFAHRNMVGEEVARTLGFDWILLFMQPHLHSTTVVWALRILVVMCSNPSLMARFREGSSNGGWLRHTEQVTHNKMAVVLGCQMNSSHGNDTKSEALHIPGFQYLAWLLPAHLEVAEVYFLLTALIMGVPVKLLPAETKFDLDSIWTFLWGGSISNQPATSVAPRICLCPEAVVVLLTMVRAMLHTSDVSLPEWLQNHPISIIQVLFQLYHNMPDFMPIFMSSEVLGALASVLFPTPLISSMDSGDSSGASTPAGEESDSVIIVPRTPIEEDPLTMHPARQFIIDFIRVIVVDSLSLSITGKTSPVIDLVLDAYPEHSTSSQQICYQTEILVTLMDHLLAADMLVGDQAAIPVVPLANAHIQHVTPNVFYLTARIVDKLWQGALTKDPHEVFDFIVRLIGQAKRRTGNLSLECLYHCLNRCILFLLSRSTDTIADQMSVLEALHKLTNNRLIVFGAGNHELDFIGCLTYCLLQLTADMKIMLESNMRTTWHVNPSSDLESRDEHLNTHQGRNLMAGAALRVWEELYVCKKPAIEEVFKVTFISPHPNAKAPDLMIVREQVFEAASKLWLNYVDAERKATYRVPWEFHNQIQSKIHKVTGGLTRLASRTKVRKDDTMRVKIRMSKKQACVWMINHVNLLREFVEMRRQQHQNTTQHTQRYVHQEWLQTENELTRERGLWGPPEPCYLDKWMLDMTEGPHRMRKKTMRNDLFYLHYPFRPDHEKGMLKYKVAASHHSKIYYQAVQMRQHNGVTGLTEPERADSIVDEPSPLPLTPLPPLARLKSDPDDQQEENDAEEEPSPPPDNQTLMRLLEENEKISYMFRCARIQGLDTTEGLLLFGQEHCYVVDGFTVLKNREIRDIESVPNNTHEYEPILPNPGSPRRSRAMRQCSRFSYDDIREVHKRRYLLQPMALEVFSGDGRNYLLAFPRKVRNKVYQRFMSMATGIADSAQQSVAGQRRTANVEQATSLLGNLIGETSVTQRWVRGEISNFQYLMYLNTLAGRSYNDLMQYPVFPWILADYDTEELDLTDPASFRDFTKPMGAQSPERLEQFRKRFKEWDDPHGETPPYHYGTHYSSAMIVCSYLVRTEPFTQHFLRLQGGHFDLADRMFHSVKEAWLSASKHNMADVKELIPEFFYLPEFLENLNQFDLGAKQSGVALGDVVLPPWAKQDTREFIRVHRMALECDFVSQNLHHWIDLIFGYKQQGQPAVDSVNVFHHLFYEGNVDIYNIDDPLKKNATIGFINNFGQIPKQLFKKPHPCKKMGGNNNRTSVIDTGALVQAFTLPQPEKLFFHHLDNLRPSLQPIKEVKGPVGQILHVDKTVLAVEQNKVLIPALYNKYVAWGFADHSLRIGNYDSEKAVFVSESVVQNNGEILACVCPSAKLIVTAGTSSVVTIWEFEARKKSLNIKHNLYAHTDAVTCLAASPAYNVIVSGSRDCTAIIWDLSRGIFVRQLRGHAGPIAAVAVNDLTGDIATCAATWLHVWSINGDELASVNTCVGRADRMQQILCVAFSQTHEWDPLNVIMTGSTDGVTRMWSIDYVQVPDETSTQREEIKQHQSPVRPNPIHHRLVKQINVSNDSSLSLMKSGSESSLSEDNNTRPALDQRESSCKEWRSEQQNEKETCSDTEDPAPPVPVRRRRSRVHGGFRKSEGGNSADSPSLDVDDGSSMRTSKSDTSLTDSFVMVADNRKRTVNPMNVLRPGFKWQRQLVFRSKLTMHTAYDRKDNAEPASITALAVSKDHRSVYVGDTRGRVFSWSVCDVPGRAADHWLKDEGADFCASCNIRFTIYERKHHCRNCGQVFCSKCSRFESEISRLRILKPVRVCQSCYASLKSEK; encoded by the exons ATGAATATCATGAGAAAGCTGAGGGGTGGAGGGACGAACGCGCCCTCCGCCTCTTCATCAGACATATCAGACGCCGCCCCCGGATCTCCTCACACTCAGTTGGGTCTTATGCATTTGAAAAAGCTGTTCTCGGAGTACACGCACCCGTCGCATCCATTAACCGATCAAGAAAGGGACGACAAGCTCTACAACATGCTCCCCCTCTTTTGCAAG gttTTTGGCTCCAGTCCAACCTGCGACATGAACGAGAAATTCTGGGACATCCTCGCTTTCTGCCATCAAGTCTCGCTTCTGATGGTGTCCGAAATCAGGAAGCGCGCCTCCAATCAGAGCACCGAAGCGGCGAGCTGCGCCATAGCCAAGTTTCTCGAAATCGAAAATTGCGAAGAGTCCAGCAACGGATGGATGCTGTTGTCTACTCTCAACCTGTTGGCGGCCGGTGACGCCACTCTGGTGCAG GTCATGTCTGAAGTTTCAGTACCATCCACTTTAGTCAAATgcttgtatttattttttgatttgcCCGAAATGTCGGAACATGAGGCGAACAGTAAAGATTCTTCTAGTGATTTCACGCCTAGAGAACGGCGGATTTTGTTGCAAAAGATTTTTGTTCAGTTGTTGGTACGCCTGTGCAGCCATCGAATTCCCGCAGAGGAGTTGGCGCGCAAAGACGACTTGACTCTGCTCTTCTCTGCTATCACATCATGGTGTCCCCTTCACAACGTCATGTGGAGGAAAAGTGCCGCAGAAGTATTAATGACTCTGTCGAGACACGGTCTGACACCGCCAGTTGTTGGTTATATCCATT CTAAAGGCTGCGTAGCTCTATGTAtagaaaatatgaaaagaGTACCTGAATTAGCTCCCCTAGAATTAGTAGAGATGTTTGTAaccgttttttgttttttgaaagattCCAGCGAAGTATCTTCGACTCTTCTGGACGATTTCAGGCAAGCTCaaggatatttatttttgtcagACTTCCTCTTAAA GTTGGAAAACGAGAAATCGAGCGAAGCGCAAGAATCTGTTAGGAATTTAGTTTTGATGGTGACATCTCTGTGCATGTGCGGCTACATAGAATTAAAACCTTCACAGGCGTCCACCGGTTCTTTGTTTCAAATGCAAGGATTCACGTTACCTCAACCGTCCGGTAGAGGGACAAGTGTCCGAAACATTCAATCATTTCAC GTGTTGCAAAGCACATTCCTCAAGTCTAACTCGACTCTCTTATGCTGTACTATCCTAGACGCAATTTCCAGTATATATCATTCTGACAAtgccaattattttatactcgAAAACCAAAATACTCTAAGCCAGTTCACTGAAAAAATCCATTACAAGTCTGAAGAAATTCAAGGGAAACTGTTCGAACTGATCGAGTTTTTGGTGTTCCAACTGAATTTCGTACCGTGCAAGGAGCTGATTTCCATgtcaatttttctaaaaactcATAGTCTAAATCACGTAGAATGTAGTATATTATGTGTACAAACCCTGTTGAATATATTAAAACACAATGTTATATTTAAAGATGTTTATCGTGAAGTTGGTATGTTAGAAGTTTTTGTTACGTGTTTAAATCGATATGCTAATTTTCTGGAAGAGAAAAAGAGCAAGCAAGACAACGGAAGGGATTATGTCATTCCCGTGGGGCAAGAAAAATTGGGTGGGTTGATCGTCGAAGCCATCACGCTGCTCTTGGCCGGCAACGGTGCAAACGCCAATGTTTTGCGAGAGTGTGGAGGAGCAAAATGCGTCCAAGAACTAGTACAATACTCGGAATGTCGTTACGCAGCTTTAG GAATAATCAAAGAGTTGGTGTTGACAACTGGTGGCGACGACGACATGGCGCAGTTGCTCACTACTCTGCACGCCGCTCCTAGAACAGCTCTCCAGCTGAAGATAGACATTTTGGAAGCTCTGAGACTGTGCCTCAAAGAGTCGCACAGGACACGAACCGTCTTCAGAAAA GTCAATGGTTTTGTATACGTAACGAGCGTCCTCGTAGCTTTGGAAGGCAAACTGTGTACGATCGAAACGAATCCTGAAATATTGAACCTCCTTCAGTTAGTTTTTCACACAATTTCAACTGCCATGAGATTTGAACCTGCCAACGCCAAGTTCTTTTACCACGAAATATGTAAAACTAGTCTTTGTGATACTCTTAGATTGTTAGGGTGTTTTACTTCGGAAAAAGTTGACGCTCTTGCTGAATGCGATGTTGAACCACAATCTAGCGACCTTCAAGATGTTTACCATAAACTATTTGTTGGATCAATTACCAATCCAGA ACTGACTGACGCGGTGTGCCCTTCATTATCTTACGCAACTCTAGTTTATAGACTTCTCTACGACCTAGCTCTAGACCTGTTCGACAAACCTAACCTTAACACTGGCGTCCTGATGAAGTCGCCGTCATTGTCAAGACAGGCATCTATCGAACCACAA ATTAATACAAGCGGGAAGAGATCTAACGTAAATTCTCTCAATTTAAATCCTCCAATTCCCGACCCCATAATCGTCCACCCGGGGGTGGTAGTCGCGATGCTTCAACTGCTCCCATGCATCAAG AGTGAAAACCATGACGTATCCCTCACCCTGCAACTGTACGTTTCTGAAGTGATCAAGTCCCTCGTACGCAGCGAAAGAAACCAGCAAGTAATGTGCGACAAAGAGTTCGTCGGTGACTTACTTTCCATAGGATCGCTTCCGATCCAAAACGAGAACCACCCTCTGCATGGTCCTCTTCAGTACATGCTGGAGCGTCTTGCTGCTCAAGCTCTCGAACCCACAGATCTCAGGAATTTTCTCCGGTTGGGAAATCCACTTTGTTGTTTACCTTTAGAATCTAAAGACTCAGGCGGAGGACCTGTCCCTCTCACTCGGATAAAAACACTCGTGTCCATGACCACACCGAAAGACTTTCGGGCTCAGTCGTCGTACACGTTACCTCCGTTTGTAGAGTTCGACATGTCAGCCGAAGGATTCGGAAGTCTCTATTTACCCAGTATCGCTCCACAATCTCCAACGGCGCCTAGTGTGGTCTCTACGATCGACAGCAGCGTCTTGGGTGGGATCGGCGCAGGAGACCGATTGTTTCCTCCACAGACGGGTCTCAGCTATTCAACTTGGATCTGTGTGGACAAGTTTTCCGACCCAAGAACTGACCCCCACTGCGTCCGACTTCTAACACTCGTGCGAAACTTCAACGGCGCAAGAGAAGACCATTTGGTTTGTCTGTCAATTGTTTTGTCGGCGAGGGATAAGGCGATTATTGTGTCCACTCAAGAAACACACATTCCTCATC ATGTTGGAGACTGGGAACCGGAGGGTTCAGGAGAGCACGGGGCGCGAGTTTGGTGCCCTGACATCCTGCAAGAGGGTCAGTGGCACCACATCGTCGTGGTTCTCAATCGAGCAGTTCTGAAGAATTCGTCTTTTGCTCTCTACCTAGACGGGCAACAGCTCCACTCGCAGAAAATGCACTACATTTCGCAAAACCCCGGCGGAGGTTCTGCCAATTTGACCGTAGCGTCGTCTGTTTACGGTTTCATTGGGACTCCTCCCGCGTGGAGAAGGTACTCGAGACTGTGCTGGAAACAAGGACCGTGTCATCTATTTGAAGAGGTGTTGACTCCAGTCGTGGTGTCACAAATGTTCCACTTGGGGCCGCATTACATGGGCTCATTCCTCGCCCCTAACTTGAGTACAGCTGAAACGATGCAGTTAGTTTCGGAGGAAAAAGTCGTGTTTGGTTTAAACGCCAAGGCTGTCTCGCAACTCACCTTGAATAAAATCAGGAAGGTTTACAGCCGCACTGACAATAAATCTATCGCCAAGCAATTGGGCATGTCCAGCCACGAAAGTGCCACACCTATACGTATTCTTCACAATTCTGCGGGGCATTTAGCGGGGTCGGCGAGGAGTTTAGGGGGAGTGGTAATAGGGTATTTGGGGGTGAGAGTTTTCAGTCCGAGGCCAGTAGCGACTACG ATTGACACAGTTGGAGGATGTGCAGTGTTACTAGGACTAATCGCAATGGCCCAGGATGTAGAAAGCTTGTATGCAGGAGTCAAGGCGTTGGTTTGCGTCGTTCGAAGTAACAAAGTGGCTCAAGCCGAGATGGACCGCAAGAGAGGTTATCAAACACTTGCGATGCTCTTGCGACGAAAAAGATCGCTCCTCAACTCCCACATCCTCCATCTTGCGTTCAGTCTCGTTGGGACTGTTGACAGCGGTCGAGAGTCGTCAGCGATACCCAACAGAACAGCCTTCCAA GATTTATTGTGCGACTTGGAGGTGTGGCACGAAGCTCCGGGAGAGCTTCTGCGTTCACATCTCGAACACTTGTACGAACTGGCAGCCGAGTCTAACGAGAAACGGAACAACACTTGGATAATGAGAGACTTGCAACTTGTCGAGAAACTCCTCTACATCACTCCTGAAGTCAGACACGGCGCGACTCGTCAGGTgttgttttctcttttgtcGATATTGCTCGGTGGTCAACCGCGCCAACCAGACTTGCTACTTTTCGGTCAGTTTATCGCCGCAACTTTACCTCAAGCTTCGACCGTCAACGAAAAGACCGTCAATCTGCGAGAAGGAGATACAGAGAAAGAGTGTGAAGGCGCAAACATTTTGTTGAGGAACAGATGTCTAGGTCTGGTGCACTCGATGCTTTTTGCTCATCGGAACATGGTCGGAGAGGAAGTTGCGCGAACTTTAGGCTTCGACTGGATCCTTCTCTTCATGCAGCCACACTTACATTCGACAACAGTGGTTTGGGCGTTGCGAATTCTAGTTGTTATGTGTTCGAATCCGTCGCTGATGGCGCG GTTCCGAGAAGGCAGCAGTAATGGGGGGTGGCTCCGACACACCGAACAGGTCACTCATAACAAGATGGCGGTGGTTTTGGGGTGCCAGATGAATAGTTCGCACGGTAACGACACCAAATCCGAAGCTCTACACATTCCTGGATTTCAGTATTTGGCGTGGCTTTTGCCAGCACATTTGGAAGTAGCAGAAGTGTATTTTCTACTGACCGCGTTGATAATGGGGGTGCCTGTTAAATTGTTACCGGCCGAGACAAAATTTGATCTAGATTCAATATGGACGTTTTTGTGGGGTGGTTCGATTAGTAATCAACCTGCTACTAGTGTAGCCCCAAGAATCTGCCTGTGTCCGGAAGctgttgttgttttgttgaCCATGGTGAGGGCGATGCTTCACACCAGTGACGTTTCTTTGCCAGAGTGGCTACAAAATCATCCAATATCTATCATACAA GTTTTGTTTCAACTGTACCACAACATGCCCGATTTCATGCCCATATTCATGTCTTCTGAGGTCTTGGGAGCTTTGGCAAGTGTGTTGTTCCCCACACCCCTGATATCTTCAATGGATAGCGGTGACAGCAGCGGCGCTTCAACTCCAGCTGGTGAAGAATCGGATTCGGTGATCATCGTCCCAAGAACTCCAATCGAAGAAGATCCTTTAACGATGCATCCTGCAAGACAGTTTATCATAGATTTTATCCGTGTTATCGTTGTTGATTCTTTGAGCTTGTCTATCACTGGTAAAACTTCGCCGGTCATCGATTTGGTCTTGGACGCCTACCCCGAACACTCCACTTCATCCCAACAAATCTGTTACCAGACTGAAATCCTGGTCACTCTGATGGACCACCTCTTGGCGGCGGATATGCTTGTGGGCGATCAAGCCGCCATTCCTGTCGTTCCATTGGCGAACGCTCATATACAACACGTCACCCCGAATGTGTTCTACCTCACTGCGAGAATCGTCGACAAACTTTGGCAGGGAGCGTTGACCAAAGATCCTCACGAAGTGTTCGACTTCATCGTAAGATTAATCGGACAAGCGAAACGAAGGACGGGAAATCTGTCTCTCGAATGCTTGTATCACTGTTTGAACAGAtgcattttgtttttgctGTCGAGATCTACCGACACCATAGCCGATCAGATGTCAGTTCTGGAAGCCTTACACAAACTGACAAACAATAGATTAATCGTGTTCGGAGCCGGGAACCACGAATTAGACTTTATCGGGTGCCTTACCTACTGCCTTCTCCAGTTGACAGCAGACATGAAGATAATGCTGGAGTCAAACATGAGGACGACGTGGCACGTGAATCCCAGCAGCGATCTGGAATCGCGGGACGAACACCTGAACACACACCAAGGACGTAATCTGATGGCAGGAGCGGCTCTCCGAGTTTGGGAGGAGTTGTACGTTTGCAAGAAGCCGGCTATAGAGGAAGTATTCAAGGTTACTTTCATTTCGCCGCATCCGAACGCCAAAGCTCCCGATTTGATGATCGTGAGAGAACAAGTTTTCGAAGCGGCGTCGAAGTTGTGGCTCAACTACGTCGACGCTGAGCGTAAAGCCACCTACCGAGTCCCGTGGGAGTTTCACAATCAGATACAATCAAAAATACACAAAGTTACAGGAGGGCTGACTCGACTAGCGAGCAGGACCAAGGTACGCAAGGACGACACCATGAGGGTCAAGATCAGGATGAGCAAAAAACAAGCGTGCGTCTGGATGATAAATCACGTCAATCTGTTACG GGAATTTGTGGAAATGCGTCGGCAACAACACCAAAACACAACTCAACACACCCAAAGATACGTCCACCAGGAGTGGCTACAAACCGAGAATGAACTGACGAGGGAGAGAGGTTTGTGGGGACCTCCTGAACCTTGCTACTTGGACAAATGGATGTTGGACATGACAGAAGGTCCCCACAGGATGCGCAAGAAGACCATGAGAAACGACTTGTTCTATTTGCACTACCCTTTTCGACCAGATCACGAAAAAGGGATGCTGAAATACAAAGTTGCGGCGAGTCATCACAGCAAAATCTATTATCAAGCGGTACAAATGCGCCAACACAACGGAGTTACGGGGTTGACAGAACCGGAAAGAGCTGACAGCATTGTGGATGAACCGTCTCCTCTGCCTCTCACTCCACTTCCGCCTCTTGCCAGACTCAAATCCGATCCAGATGATCAACAGGAAGAGAACGACGCGGAGGAAGAGCCGTCACCCCCGCCGGACAACCAGACGCTGATGCGACTCCTAGAGGAGAACGAgaag ATTTCGTACATGTTCAGGTGTGCCAGAATTCAAGGTTTGGATACGACCGAAGGTTTGTTGTTGTTCGGACAGGAACACTGTTACGTAGTTGACGGCTTCACTGTGTTGAAGAATCGTGAAATTCGGGATATAGAGAGTGTCCCGAATAATACGCACGAATATGAGCCGATCCTGCCGAATCCTGGTTCCCCTCGTAGGTCGCGAGCTATGAGACAGTGTTCCAGGTTTTCGTACGACGACATAAG GGAGGTCCACAAGAGGCGATACCTTCTGCAGCCGATGGCTCTGGAGGTGTTTTCGGGCGATGGTCGCAATTACTTGTTGGCTTTTCCTAGAAAAGTCCGTAATAAAGTCTACCAGAGGTTCATGTCCATGGCGACTGGCATAGCCGACAGTGCTCAACAGTCAGTGGCGGGGCAAAGACGGACGGCGAACGTTGAACAAGCGACAAGTCTATTGGGTAATCTCATTGGTGAAACGAGCGTCACACAAAGATGGGTG AGGGGCGAAATCTCCAACTTCCAGTATCTCATGTATTTGAACACACTAGCCGGTCGATCTTACAACGATCTCATGCAGTATCCTGTTTTTCCTTGGATACTTGCCGATTACGACACCGAAGAGTTAGATTTAACCGATCCTGCCAGTTTTAGGGACTTCACGAAACCCATGGGAGCGCAGAGTCCCGAGCGTTTGGAACAGTTCAGAAAGAGATTCAAG GAATGGGACGATCCTCATGGGGAGACTCCTCCGTATCATTACGGAACTCACTACTCCAGCGCCATGATAGTTTGTTCGTATTTGGTCAGAACCGAGCCTTTCACTCAACATTTCTTGCGCCTCCAAGGCGGCCATTTTGATCTAGCCGATCGTATGTTCCATTCAGTCAAGGAGGCTTGGTTGTCCGCTTCTAAACACAACATGGCCGACGTGAAGGAACTAATACCTGAATTCTTCTATCTTCcagaatttttagaaaatttgaatCAGTTTGATTTAGGAGCTAAACAGAGCGGTGTGGCTCTTGGCGATGTGGTGCTTCCTCCGTGGGCTAAACAGGACACACGGGAATTTATCAGAGTGCATAGGATGGCATTGGAGTGTGATTTTGTCTCGCAAAATCTTCACCATTGGATTGATCTGATCTTCGGGTACAAACAGCAAGGCCAACCTGCTGTTGACTCCGTCAACGTTTTCCACCACTTGTTTTACGAGGGAAATGTTGACATTTACAA tattgACGATCCGCTTAAAAAGAACGCAACAATCGGGTTCATCAACAACTTTGGTCAAATCCCCAAacaactatttaaaaaaccgcATCCTTGCAAAAAGATGGGCGGAAACAATAACAGAACTTCAGTCATCGATACTGGCGCCCTCGTCCAAGCGTTCACTCTACCCCAACCAGAAAAATTATTCTTCCATCACTTGGACAACTTGCGACCTTCTCTGCAACCGATCAAAG AAGTTAAAGGTCCCGTGGGTCAGATTCTCCATGTCGACAAGACTGTACTAGCAGTGGAACAAAATAAAGTGCTGATTCCCGCTCTTTACAACAAATACGTGGCGTGGGGCTTCGCTGATCACTCTCTAAGAATCGGCAATTACGACAGCGAGAAAGCTGTTTTTGTGTCGGAGAGTGTCGTCCAAAACAACGGAGAAATCCTGGCTTGCGTGTGTCCCTCGGCAAAACTTATCGTGACAGCGGGAACCAGTTCCGTGGTCACGATTTGGGAATTCGAGGCGAGGAAAAAATCCCTGAACATCAAACACAATCTCTACGCCCACACCGACGCTGTCACATGTCTCGCCGCCAGCCCCGCTTACAACGTAATCGTGTCGGGCTCCAGAGATTGCACCGCCATTATCTGGGATTTATCCCGAGGGATATTCGTGAGACAGTTGCGAGGACACGCCGGTCCCATCGCCGCGGTCGCGGTCAACGATCTCACCGGGGACATAGCCACTTGTGCTGCCACCTGGTTGCACGTCTGGAGCATCAACGGGGACGAACTGGCGAGTGTTAACACGTGCGTGGGGCGCGCCGACCGCATGCAACAGATTTTGTGCGTGGCCTTTTCGCAGACGCACGAGTGGGACCCGCTTAACGTCATCATGACAGGTTCCACCGACGGTGTGAcacga ATGTGGTCGATCGATTACGTCCAAGTCCCCGACGAGACAAGCACGCAGAGAGAAGAAATTAAGCAACACCAGAGCCCGGTCAGACCTAATCCAATACACCACCGTCTGGTCAAGCAAATCAACGTTTCGAACGACAGCTCTTTGAGCTTGATGAAATCAGGTTCGGAGAGTAGTTTGTCGGAGGATAATAACACCAGACCGGCGCTAGATCAGCGAGAAAGCAGTTGCAAGGAGTGGAGGAGCGAACAACAGAACGAAAAAGAGACTTGTAGCGATACTGAAGATCCCGCACCGCCGGTACCGGTCAGGCGGCGAAGGTCGAGAGTTCACGGAGGTTTCAGAAAGAGCGAAG GCGGGAACAGCGCCGACAGTCCGAGTCTCGACGTGGACGACGGGAGCAGCATGAGGACCAGCAAATCAGACACCAGTTTGACCGACTCGTTTGTGATGGTTGCCGACAACAGAAAACGTACAGTGAACCCGATGAACGTTCTCAGACCAG GATTTAAATGGCAAAGACAGTTGGTGTTCAGGAGCAAGTTAACAATGCACACCGCTTACGACAGGAAGGACAACGCCGAGCCAGCTTCAATAACGGCGTTGGCGGTTTCAAA GGACCACAGAAGCGTGTATGTGGGGGACACGAGAGGACGGGTTTTCTCGTGGAGCGTGTGCGACGTACCCGGAAGAGCGGCTGATCATTGGCTCAAAGACGAAGGGGCCGATTTTTGCGCGTCCTGCAACATCCGATTTACAATATACGAGAGGAAGCACCATTGCAGGAACTGCGGTCAAGTTTTCTGCTCCAAGTGTAGCAGATTCGAGAGCGAAATTTCCAGATTGCGCATTTTGAAACCGGTGAGGGTATGTCAGTCGTGCTACGCCAGTCTAAAGTcggaaaagtaa